A single Bacillus sp. OxB-1 DNA region contains:
- a CDS encoding chemotaxis protein CheX, producing MSTTSKNVQMILNGTISSLSTVIPVKLDVLPPSMTVQPYIQKELSVLIGLVGDIKGRLLIDASEKAIDLIGQAMFGMKIEGEMVESFTGELGNMVAGNLCTVLENEGVQLDISPPTVMTGQTKMYGFKQAFNLPIQLEGGTMLTILLTIDEE from the coding sequence ATGAGTACGACATCCAAAAACGTACAGATGATCTTAAATGGGACGATTTCATCCTTATCTACCGTCATCCCGGTCAAACTGGATGTCCTTCCTCCATCCATGACCGTCCAGCCATATATACAAAAAGAGTTAAGCGTTTTGATTGGCCTAGTCGGCGATATTAAGGGCAGGCTTTTGATCGATGCTTCCGAAAAAGCGATTGACTTGATCGGGCAGGCGATGTTCGGCATGAAAATCGAAGGGGAAATGGTGGAGTCGTTTACCGGAGAACTGGGAAATATGGTCGCCGGAAACTTATGTACTGTGCTCGAAAACGAGGGAGTTCAACTCGACATCTCCCCGCCAACCGTCATGACGGGGCAAACGAAGATGTATGGCTTCAAACAAGCCTTCAATCTACCGATTCAACTCGAGGGCGGCACGATGCTGACCATTTTGTTGACAATTGATGAGGAATGA
- a CDS encoding dynamin family protein: MPEIDNLIQQTVLLGKLFKENDDEERFNKAALFAEKLLRQEYTIGFAGHFSAGKSSMINALTGGDLLPSSPIPTSANIVKVTKTDTDYAIIHYTDGKAVKYNGHGFPNALKRFSKDGAAVALIEIGHTESNLPEGITVMDTPGVDSTDDAHRLSTESALHLADIVFYTMDYNHVQSELNFRFTKELMRYNENVYLIINQIDKHRESELSFEAFQQSVEDSFKMWGVIPKGIFYTSLKRTDLPENDFEQVKAIVEGSMENWKEQLAANAEQTLLKLKDEHIQFLKDEMEERKNNFSEIVSEEEWSQREELAEEAAAAKNMLGRLSGDGFAIAFEKERDSLLQSSAITPYETRELLKEYLESLSPRFKVGFLFGAKKTAEERERRQQALADNMAKLVHTQIEVHLKTLMKNSLKEAGILTDERSLAIDNLDLSVPFSEIEKEFQVSETITGDAILNYSDRMRSAIHLAFRRMVEPWKNEMAAIASEAGNEKTGMLEQKSRRLEEKLFAIDQVEEVGKRLASLETNLTNPSKQAVEQSNSLLRQWQDKEVIEIAEYEELDDMEQVVPDQESRQDDRKAIVLTGEASDSGSVIDHAIHVAQSVERIPGFQEMSQYLKRKADRLEGQEFTVALFGAFSAGKSSFSNALIGEKVLPVSPNPTTAAINRIKPVEPGKADDTADVLLKTEERMTEDVCRSFEEVGIRVATLDEAFLKAEEALTIELADENLHIHKAFIAAFQKGYPVYRDTLGSTLNVEREEFVRFVAEEDRSCFVESIDFYFDCELTRKGITLVDTPGADSINARHTDVAFDYIRNADAILFVTYYNHAFARADREFLVQLGRVKDAFELDKMFFIVNAIDLANDEEEAEAVKTFVAEELHKFGIRKPRVHGISSLRALDAKLDGQSDPLMGAFEEKFHHFLEHDLKGLAVQALEEETVKTIERLASLITRTETNMKRKAERLTELDRLEGEIRQHFSYNFAEVWTKAAHNELGELIYYILQRVFLRFFDFFKESYNPSVFANYSTDRALKHALAETVQMVGFDLTQELKVTNLRMLNFMVKQLKDRQRQENAVLLEKDGSFAPAPYEPQDAEMLSFDMPYPDPAVYNSVNKLFKNAKSFFERGDRDVLKEKLEELMKQDAAIYLGKEKEKLEKWADAWIDSEAEGLRQHLLKQSLDQIASERTLLSATEALGEWRAIYEKLRLEELV; encoded by the coding sequence ATGCCAGAGATAGATAACTTGATACAGCAAACGGTGTTGCTTGGAAAATTATTCAAAGAGAATGACGATGAAGAGCGGTTCAACAAGGCCGCCCTGTTTGCGGAGAAGCTGCTCCGCCAGGAATATACAATCGGCTTCGCAGGCCATTTTTCCGCCGGGAAGTCGTCGATGATCAATGCGCTCACTGGAGGGGATCTTTTACCATCGAGCCCGATTCCGACGAGCGCCAATATCGTCAAAGTGACGAAGACGGACACCGATTATGCCATTATCCACTACACGGACGGCAAAGCGGTGAAGTATAACGGACACGGGTTCCCGAATGCGTTGAAGAGGTTCAGTAAGGATGGAGCGGCAGTGGCGCTCATTGAAATCGGTCATACGGAATCGAATTTACCGGAGGGCATCACGGTGATGGATACGCCGGGCGTCGACTCGACGGACGATGCACACCGACTGTCGACAGAATCGGCCCTTCATTTAGCGGATATCGTCTTTTATACGATGGATTACAACCATGTCCAGTCAGAGCTGAATTTCCGTTTCACGAAAGAATTGATGCGCTATAACGAAAACGTCTATTTGATCATCAACCAGATCGACAAGCATCGGGAGAGCGAATTATCGTTCGAAGCATTCCAGCAGTCCGTTGAGGATTCATTCAAAATGTGGGGAGTTATTCCGAAGGGGATATTCTATACGTCACTGAAGCGGACGGATTTGCCGGAGAATGACTTTGAACAAGTGAAAGCGATCGTCGAAGGCTCCATGGAGAACTGGAAAGAGCAACTTGCGGCGAATGCGGAACAGACGCTGTTGAAATTAAAAGATGAACATATCCAGTTTTTGAAGGACGAAATGGAAGAACGGAAGAACAACTTCTCGGAAATCGTATCGGAGGAGGAGTGGTCGCAGCGGGAGGAATTAGCGGAAGAGGCAGCGGCCGCAAAGAACATGCTCGGGCGCCTATCGGGTGACGGATTTGCGATCGCATTCGAGAAAGAACGAGATAGCCTGCTGCAAAGTTCCGCCATCACTCCCTATGAGACGCGCGAATTGTTGAAGGAATATTTGGAGTCGCTATCCCCCAGGTTTAAAGTGGGATTCCTCTTCGGCGCCAAGAAGACGGCCGAGGAGCGGGAACGGCGGCAGCAAGCGTTGGCCGATAATATGGCGAAGCTCGTCCATACACAAATCGAAGTCCATCTGAAAACATTGATGAAGAATTCATTGAAGGAAGCGGGAATCTTGACGGACGAGCGCTCCCTCGCCATCGATAATCTGGATTTATCCGTCCCGTTCAGCGAAATCGAAAAAGAGTTCCAAGTATCGGAGACGATCACGGGAGACGCGATATTGAATTATTCGGATCGCATGAGATCCGCCATCCATCTCGCCTTCCGCCGGATGGTCGAACCGTGGAAAAACGAAATGGCCGCTATCGCTTCCGAAGCGGGAAATGAAAAGACAGGAATGCTGGAACAGAAATCACGCCGGCTCGAGGAGAAATTGTTCGCCATCGACCAAGTGGAAGAGGTCGGAAAACGTCTCGCGTCATTGGAGACGAACCTCACGAATCCATCCAAACAAGCCGTTGAGCAAAGCAATTCGCTGCTCCGTCAATGGCAGGACAAAGAAGTCATCGAAATCGCGGAATATGAAGAACTTGACGACATGGAACAAGTTGTACCTGATCAGGAAAGTCGTCAGGATGATCGGAAAGCCATCGTGTTGACAGGGGAGGCTTCTGATTCAGGATCGGTGATCGATCATGCGATACATGTTGCCCAGTCGGTCGAACGGATTCCAGGATTCCAAGAGATGTCCCAGTATTTGAAGCGGAAAGCGGATCGTTTGGAAGGACAGGAATTCACCGTTGCCTTGTTCGGTGCCTTCAGTGCCGGAAAATCCTCTTTTTCCAACGCATTGATTGGAGAAAAAGTGCTGCCGGTTTCCCCGAACCCGACGACGGCTGCTATCAACCGCATCAAGCCGGTGGAACCGGGCAAAGCGGACGACACCGCAGATGTTTTATTGAAAACGGAGGAGCGGATGACGGAGGATGTCTGTCGGTCATTCGAAGAAGTCGGAATCCGGGTTGCTACATTGGATGAGGCGTTCTTGAAAGCGGAGGAGGCGCTGACAATCGAGTTGGCGGATGAAAACCTCCACATTCATAAAGCGTTCATCGCGGCGTTTCAGAAGGGCTATCCGGTCTATCGCGATACACTCGGTTCGACGCTCAATGTGGAGCGGGAAGAGTTCGTCCGCTTCGTCGCTGAAGAAGACCGCAGCTGCTTTGTCGAGTCGATCGATTTCTATTTTGATTGCGAGTTGACACGCAAAGGGATCACGCTCGTCGATACGCCGGGAGCCGATTCGATCAATGCCCGTCATACCGATGTCGCATTCGATTATATCCGCAATGCGGACGCCATTTTGTTCGTTACGTATTATAACCATGCGTTTGCACGGGCGGACCGGGAATTCCTTGTCCAATTGGGCAGGGTGAAAGACGCATTCGAGCTGGATAAGATGTTTTTCATCGTCAATGCGATCGACCTTGCCAATGATGAGGAAGAAGCAGAAGCCGTCAAGACGTTCGTCGCCGAGGAATTGCACAAGTTCGGCATCCGCAAGCCTCGCGTGCATGGCATCTCGAGCTTGCGGGCACTCGATGCGAAATTGGATGGGCAAAGCGACCCGCTCATGGGCGCATTCGAGGAGAAATTCCATCATTTCTTAGAGCATGACTTGAAAGGCTTGGCCGTCCAGGCGTTGGAAGAAGAGACTGTCAAGACGATTGAGCGTCTTGCCTCCCTCATCACGCGGACCGAGACGAATATGAAACGGAAAGCGGAGCGCCTGACGGAATTGGATCGATTGGAAGGGGAAATCCGCCAGCACTTCTCCTATAATTTTGCGGAAGTGTGGACGAAAGCGGCCCATAATGAGTTGGGAGAATTGATCTACTATATTTTGCAGCGGGTGTTCCTCCGATTCTTCGATTTCTTCAAGGAATCGTACAATCCATCCGTATTTGCAAACTACTCAACGGATCGGGCGCTGAAGCATGCGCTTGCGGAAACGGTGCAGATGGTCGGGTTTGATTTGACCCAGGAGCTGAAAGTGACGAATCTCCGGATGCTGAATTTCATGGTGAAGCAATTGAAAGACAGGCAGCGCCAGGAAAATGCGGTGTTGTTGGAGAAGGACGGATCGTTCGCCCCGGCGCCGTATGAGCCACAGGATGCCGAGATGTTGTCATTCGACATGCCGTATCCGGATCCGGCTGTCTACAACAGTGTCAATAAACTGTTCAAGAACGCGAAATCGTTCTTCGAAAGAGGCGATCGGGATGTGCTGAAGGAAAAGTTGGAGGAACTGATGAAGCAGGATGCCGCCATCTATCTCGGGAAAGAGAAGGAGAAATTGGAGAAATGGGCGGATGCGTGGATTGACAGCGAAGCGGAAGGGCTTCGTCAACATTTATTGAAACAAAGCTTGGATCAGATCGCTTCCGAGCGTACGTTGCTGTCAGCGACGGAAGCGCTCGGCGAATGGCGTGCCATTTACGAAAAACTGCGGTTGGAGGAGTTGGTTTGA
- a CDS encoding sulfurtransferase, producing MFVSVDEVNAEQAKWIDARFSLQDSGEGRRQYGESHISGALYWDLEKDLSDMAKKAGRHPMPEKEALTELFRRSGLNRDDLIIVYDQGGSPFAPRAWWFLHYAGFQNAVIAIEGFEELRAKGIPVDDVEPKPVRTDVQPDWNEELYASWDFVERTVAGRTDSRLVDARAAERYRGEVEPLDPVAGRIPGALNFDWEQLKQDGRFRADDTLRNRLATVVNPTEEVTVYCGSGVTAAPLYAMLKQVDYPNVRLYVGSYSDWISKEDAPVEKG from the coding sequence GTGTTCGTTTCCGTAGATGAGGTGAATGCGGAACAGGCGAAATGGATCGACGCACGTTTTTCTTTGCAAGACAGCGGGGAAGGCAGGCGGCAATATGGGGAGAGTCATATCTCGGGTGCCCTGTATTGGGATTTGGAAAAGGATCTATCCGATATGGCAAAGAAAGCCGGGCGCCATCCGATGCCCGAGAAAGAGGCGTTGACGGAGCTGTTCAGGAGGAGCGGGCTGAACCGGGATGATCTGATCATCGTCTACGACCAAGGAGGGAGCCCTTTTGCGCCCCGTGCTTGGTGGTTCCTCCATTATGCGGGATTCCAAAATGCGGTCATCGCAATCGAAGGGTTTGAAGAGCTGCGCGCGAAAGGGATTCCGGTTGATGACGTGGAACCGAAACCGGTGCGCACCGATGTGCAGCCGGATTGGAATGAAGAGCTGTATGCCTCATGGGATTTCGTGGAACGGACGGTGGCGGGTCGGACGGATAGCCGATTGGTCGACGCCCGGGCTGCGGAGCGGTATCGTGGCGAAGTCGAGCCGCTCGACCCGGTGGCCGGCCGCATTCCCGGCGCATTGAATTTCGACTGGGAACAGTTGAAGCAAGACGGCCGCTTCCGTGCAGATGATACACTCCGAAACCGCTTGGCGACTGTCGTGAATCCTACGGAGGAAGTGACGGTCTACTGCGGCAGCGGAGTAACTGCCGCTCCGCTCTATGCAATGCTTAAACAGGTCGATTATCCGAATGTCCGCCTCTATGTCGGAAGTTACAGCGATTGGATTTCAAAAGAGGATGCACCCGTCGAAAAGGGATGA
- a CDS encoding metallophosphoesterase family protein, which produces MKYALLGDIHSSKVDLEAVLDDIEAKAPDAIRVGTGDLFECTISKKDVKGQTYTKMEAVMLLPEGFEELLTFLSVRGNQEERILQLTETADVLREKLATMPETFSLGEAEIVHGHQWQWGGEPWSLIRADVERTPVFYGHSHKSGLRRSGVETPIDFGIPYPVTGEEVLVNVGAVVSDREWALYDLADQTVTFMKA; this is translated from the coding sequence ATGAAATATGCGTTGCTTGGAGATATCCATTCTTCCAAGGTAGACTTGGAAGCCGTGCTGGACGACATCGAAGCGAAAGCGCCAGATGCAATCCGGGTCGGTACAGGCGATCTGTTCGAATGTACAATCAGCAAGAAGGATGTCAAAGGACAGACTTACACGAAAATGGAGGCCGTCATGCTCTTACCGGAAGGGTTTGAGGAGTTGTTGACTTTCCTGTCCGTCCGGGGGAATCAGGAGGAGCGGATCCTCCAGTTGACCGAGACGGCAGACGTCCTGCGTGAAAAGTTGGCGACGATGCCCGAGACATTTTCGCTTGGGGAAGCAGAAATCGTCCATGGCCATCAATGGCAATGGGGCGGGGAGCCTTGGTCGCTGATCCGGGCGGATGTTGAGCGAACCCCGGTATTTTACGGCCATAGCCACAAGTCCGGACTGCGACGCAGTGGAGTGGAAACGCCGATCGATTTCGGAATCCCATACCCGGTTACCGGGGAGGAAGTCCTTGTGAACGTTGGAGCGGTTGTCAGTGACCGTGAATGGGCATTATATGATTTGGCAGATCAGACTGTCACTTTTATGAAAGCATAA
- a CDS encoding ribonuclease HI family protein: MIELYVDGASAGNPGKSGIGVYIKGEGHQIRISEPIEPTDNHTAEFQALLRGLEEAAQLTSGMVAAKSDSQIVVQAVEKEFVKNEKHQTYLARILEIAKGFDYFFIKWIPDEQNKAADALARQAVRKDGKGMN; encoded by the coding sequence ATGATTGAATTATACGTCGATGGGGCAAGTGCCGGAAATCCCGGGAAAAGCGGCATCGGTGTCTATATTAAAGGTGAAGGGCATCAAATCCGCATTTCCGAACCGATTGAGCCGACCGACAACCATACTGCGGAATTCCAAGCCTTGCTGCGCGGCCTGGAAGAGGCGGCCCAGTTGACGTCAGGCATGGTAGCGGCGAAGTCCGATTCACAAATCGTCGTCCAGGCAGTGGAAAAGGAGTTTGTCAAAAACGAGAAACACCAGACCTATTTAGCCCGAATTTTGGAAATCGCAAAAGGCTTCGATTATTTTTTCATCAAATGGATTCCCGACGAACAGAATAAAGCGGCTGACGCTCTTGCGCGGCAGGCGGTGCGAAAAGACGGAAAAGGCATGAATTGA
- a CDS encoding zinc-finger domain-containing protein encodes MDKVSVMTEINEMLDTFCQDCFVKKQLSKDNGKTQAHKFCITTCTVGEQLQFLGSEMNKITK; translated from the coding sequence ATGGACAAAGTAAGTGTCATGACCGAAATCAATGAAATGCTCGACACCTTTTGCCAAGATTGCTTTGTAAAGAAACAATTGAGTAAAGACAACGGAAAGACACAGGCCCATAAATTTTGCATCACGACATGCACGGTGGGGGAACAATTGCAGTTCCTCGGTTCGGAAATGAATAAAATCACAAAATAA
- a CDS encoding cold-shock protein, translating into MYQGKVKWFSNEKGYGFIEADDGEDVFVHFTGIMSEGFKTLDEGQTVSFEIIEGNRGPQAANVLKMDDE; encoded by the coding sequence ATGTACCAGGGAAAAGTGAAATGGTTCAGTAATGAAAAGGGTTATGGTTTCATCGAAGCGGATGACGGGGAAGATGTGTTTGTCCACTTTACCGGTATTATGTCCGAAGGATTTAAAACGCTCGACGAAGGGCAAACCGTTTCTTTTGAAATTATTGAAGGAAACCGCGGTCCTCAAGCGGCGAATGTCTTGAAAATGGATGATGAGTGA
- a CDS encoding transcription repressor NadR has product MEMNDNGKVLGEERREIILETLRKADRPMTGRELGEMTSVSRQVIVSDVTLLKAKNEPIIATNQGYLYLHAQAAPQKIEKTIVCRHQPEQTEEELNLLVDNGVTVKDVKIEHPVYGDLSASIMVSNRKEVQAFIQEINESNAIYLSKLAEGGIHLHTVMADNEEQIRDAEETLRKAGILVE; this is encoded by the coding sequence ATGGAAATGAATGATAACGGTAAAGTGCTAGGAGAAGAACGACGTGAAATAATTCTTGAGACATTGCGAAAAGCGGATCGGCCGATGACAGGCCGGGAACTCGGCGAGATGACGAGCGTCAGCCGTCAAGTGATCGTCAGCGACGTCACATTATTGAAAGCGAAAAACGAGCCGATCATCGCAACGAATCAAGGCTATCTGTATCTTCATGCACAAGCCGCTCCCCAGAAAATCGAGAAAACGATCGTTTGCCGACATCAGCCGGAGCAGACGGAGGAGGAGCTGAATCTCCTCGTCGATAACGGCGTCACCGTGAAGGACGTTAAGATCGAACATCCCGTCTATGGTGACTTGAGCGCTTCCATCATGGTCTCGAACCGGAAAGAAGTGCAAGCATTCATCCAGGAAATCAATGAATCGAACGCGATTTATCTATCGAAACTGGCGGAGGGCGGCATCCACCTCCACACGGTCATGGCGGACAACGAAGAGCAAATCCGGGACGCGGAAGAGACGTTGCGAAAAGCGGGGATCCTCGTTGAATGA